From the genome of Arthrobacter sp. ERGS1:01:
TGGGCGCTCGGCTCCTGGGGCCACGGCCTGGACCAGCTCTCGTCCCGCTTCCACGAAGACCTGCGCGACCGCCCGGTCCACCCGTCCCGGCCGCGTCCGGTCACCCTGAACACCTGGGAGGCCGTCTACTTCGACCACGACCTCGCCACGCTGCGAACCCTGGCGGAGAAGGCCGCGGCCATCGGCGTGGAGCGCTTCGTGCTCGACGACGGCTGGTTCCTGGGCCGACGCGACGACACCGCCGGGCTGGGCGACTGGTTCGTGGACCCGGCCGTCTGGGCCGACGGACTGGGCCCCATCGCCAACCATGTGCGCGGCCTCGGCATGGAATTCGGCCTGTGGTTTGAACCGGAAATGGTGAACCCCGACAGCGAGCTGGCCCGCAATCACCCCGACTGGATCCTGCACACCGACGGCCGCTGGCCCGTGCGCGCCCGCCAGCAACAGGTGCTCAACCTGGCCAACCCCGACTGCTTCGACTACCTGCTTGGGCGCATCGATGCCATCCTCACCGAGTACCCCATCGACTACATCAAGTGGGACCACAACCGGGACCTGCTCGACGCCGCCGATCCCCGCACCGGCCGCGCCGCCGTGCGGGAAACCACCCTGGCCCTGTACCGGCTGCTCGCCGAGCTGAAAAGCCGCCACCCCGGCCTGGAAATTGAAAGCTGCGCCTCGGGCGGCGCCCGCGTGGACCTTGGCATCCTGGACTACACCGACAGGATCTGGACGAGCGACTGCATCGACCCCCTGGAACGGCTGGACAACCAGGCCAACACCGGGCTCCTTGTCCCCTACGAACTCATGGGCGCCCACGTGGGCGGCCCCAAGTCGCACTCCACCGGCCGCCGGCACAGCCTGGGCTTCATGGCCCGCACCGCCATCTTCGGCCACTTCGGCATCGAGTGGAACATCGCCGAGATCGACGACGCCCAAACCGCCGAACTTGCCGGCTGGGTGGCCTTCCACAAGGCGCACCGCGCGCTGTTCCACACGGGCACCTCGGTCCATGCCGACCTTCCCGACCCCGCCCTTGACCTGCGCGGCGTGGTCGCGGCCAACGGCGGCAGCGCTGTCTTTGCCCTGACCCAGCGCGAGGCATCCATCACCTACCCGTCGGGACGGATCACCCTGCCGGGGTTGGTGCCCGAGGCGCGCTACCGCGTGGCCCTGTCCCATCCGCTGGACGAGGAAGTCGGCAACGGCCAGTCCCCCCTGGCGTGGCCCCTGCACGACTGCGTGCTTTCCGGCGTCGTCCTGGACAGTGTGGGTCTCCAGTCCCCCGTCCTCTTCCCCGAACAATCCGTCCTCATCACGCTCACCAGGGTCGACGCCGATCCTGCGCGGGCCATCTAAGGAGTGAGCATGAAAACACCACCACGCCCCGTCCCCGCGCCCTGGCGAAGGCCGGCCAAGGCCGTGGCAAGCGCCGCCGTCGTGATTGCCCTGGCACTGGGCCTTGGCGGTTGCGGCAGCGCCGGCGACGGCCGCATCAAGCTGGACTTCTTCCAGTTCAAGCCCGAGGCCGTGGCCCAGTTCAACAAGATCGTGGCCGACTTCGAGGCGGCAAACCCGAACATCGACATAGTTGTCAACAACTCCCCGGACCCGGACACCGCCATCCGGACGCTGCTGGTCAAGGACCGCACGCCGGACGTCATGACCCTCAACGGCAACGGCAACTTCGGCGACCTGGCCAAGGCCTGCGTGTTTGCCGACCTCTCCGACATGCCCTCAGCCAAGCGGGTCACGCCCGCCGTGCAGGGCATCCTGAACGGGCTGGGCACCTGCCACAACAACCAAACGAACGGGCTGCCGTTCGCCAACAATGCCAGCGGCATCCTGTACAACCCCGAAATCTTTGCCAAGTACGGCGTGCAGGTCCCGCAAACCTGGGATGAACTGATCGCGGCCGCGGACACGTTCAAGGCCCACGGCGTCAACCCGTTCTTCATGACGCTCAAGGATGCCTGGACGGTACTGCCGTCCTTCGTGAACCTGGCCGGAAACCTCATGCCGAAGGACTTCTTCGGGAACGTCGGCACGTCCGGGTGGACAGCGGCGAACGGCACCAACAGTTTTGAAAAGGACGGCAGCGACGCCGCGACGAAACTCCTCAAGCTCTTCAGCTACGCCCAGGCCGGGGCGGCCAGTGCCGGCTACAACGACGGCAATGCCGCCTTCGGTGCCGGCAAATCCGCCATGTACCTGCAGGGCAGCTTCGCGATCCCGGCCATCCGCGCCTCAAACCCGAAGGCCGCGATCAAGTCCTTCCCCTACCCCACCACGAACGAGCCCGCCAAGAACGTCCTGGTCTCCGGCGTCGACGTGACCCTGGCGATCGGCAAGGACACCAAGCATCCGGCCGAGGCCAAGAAGTTCGTCGAGTACCTGATGTCCAAGCCCGTGCTCGACTACTACGCCAAGGCCCAGTCGTCCCTGACCCCGGTCCAGGACGCGGCACCGAGCACCGATCCGGGGCTCGCCGGCATGCAGGGCTTCTTCAACCAGGGGCGGGTCATCGGCTACTTCGACCACCACGTACCCGCCAGCATCCCGTTTCCGGCGATCTTGCAACAGTTCGTCCTTGACCGCAACGAATCGGGCTTCCTGTCCCGCATGGACCATGAATTTGAAAAGGTCGCCGCCCGCACCATCACCCGGAAAGGGGACTAGACCATGACCACCACAGCGGCCAAGGCAATCAAGCCCCGCACCACCGCCGGCCTGCAACGCCGCCGCCCGTCCCGGGCCAACAAGACGTTCTACTGGATGGTTGTCCCCGCCCTCGTCCTGTTCGTGGTGCTGCACACCCTCCCCACCCTGACGGGCGTGTTCTTCAGCCTCACCAACTACGCCGGCTACGGCGAGTGGAACTTCGTGGGGCTCTCCAACTACGTGAACCTGTTCAAGGACGACCGCATCATGGCGTCCTACGGCTTCACGTTCCTGTTCGCCGTCACCACCACGATCGTGGTCAACGTTGGCGCCCTGTTCGTCGCGATCCTGCTCAACTCCAAGATCAAGTTCCAGACCACGTTCCGCGGGATCTTCTTCATCCCCAACATTCTCTCCGTGCTCATTGTTGGCTACGTCTTCAACTACCTGCTCTCCAACAACCTGCCGCTCATCGGCCAGGCGCTGGGCATCAAGTGGCTCTCCACCTCCATCCTGGCCAACCCGGACCTGGCCTGGGTGGGCATCGTCGGGGTGACCGCCTGGCAGTCCATCGCCTTCAGCGTCATCATCTACCTGGCCGGCCTGCAGACGGTTCCCGGCGAACTGTACGAGGCCGCCAGCCTCGATGGCGCCTCCCCGTGGCGCCAGTTCCGCTCCATCACGTTCCCGCTCATCTCCGGCTTCTTCACCATCAACATGGTGCTGGCATTGAAGGGCCTGTTGCAGGCCTTCGACCAAATCGTGGCGCTGACCAACGGCGGCCCCGGCACGTCCACCGAATCGGTGGCCATGGTCATCTACCGCGGCGGCTTCCAGGGCGGCGAATACGGCTACCAAATGGCAAACTCCGTGGTGTACCTGGTGGTCATCGTGGTGCTGTCCCTACTGCAGATGCGCGTCCTTCAGCGCAAGGAGGCTGACTTCTCATGAGCACACTGACCCAAGACCCCACCATCCCGACGCCGGACACCTTGGCCAAGCCACGCCGTCGTTCCTCGGTAAACGTCCCTTTGACCCTGCTGGTGGCGGTGCTGTCGCTGACCGTGCTGATCCCGCTGTACTTCACCATCGTCACGGCCCTGAAGTCCTCCGACCAGCTCGGCGGCAACGGGCTGGCTCTGCCCACCAGCATCCACTTCGAGAACTTCTCCAACGCCTGGAAGCTGACCAACTTCCCGCACGCCCTGCTGATCTCCGGCATTGTGACGGCGGCGGCCGTGGTCCTGACCATCCTGACCAACTCGCTGGTGGCCTACGCGATTGCCCGGAACATGCACCGCCCGTTCTTCAAGGCGCTGTACTACTTCTTCATCGCCGCCTTGTTCGTGCCGTTCCCCATCATCATGCTGCCGGTGACCAAGGAAATGGCGATCCTTAACCTGGACAACCCGATCGGGCTGTTCCTGCTGTACACGGTCTACGGGCTGAGCTTCAACGTGTTTGTGTACACCGCGTTCATCAAGTCCATCCCGGCCGAACTGGAGGAGGCGGCCATCATGGACGGGGCCAGCGTCTTCACCACGTTCCGGAAGGTCATCTTCCCGATCCTGACCCCCATCAACGCCACCGTGGGCATCCTGACCTGCCTGTGGGCGTGGAACGACTTCCTGCTGCCGCTGGTGATCCTCTCCGACCCGGACACGCGCACCCTGCCGTTGGTCCAGTACGTCTTCCAGGGACAATTCAACACCGATTACACAACAGCCTTTGCTTCCTACCTCATGGCCATGGCACCGTTGCTCTTGATCTACCTATTTGCCCAGCGCTGGGTCATCTCCGGCGTCATGAGAGGATCCATCAAATAATGAGCACCGATATTCCCTCCACCCATCCGGATGCCAACTGGTGGCGCCAGGCCGCCGTCTACCAGATCTACCCGCGCAGCTTCTCCGACGCCAACGGCGACGGCATGGGCGATTTGCCCGGTGTCACCGCCCGCATGGGGTACCTGTCCGAGCTGGGCATCGATGCGATCTGGCTCAGCCCGTTCTACCCCTCGGCGCTGGCCGACGGCGGCTACGACGTCGACGATTACCGCAACGTCGATCCCCGGCTGGGTTCGTTGGACGACTTTGACGCCATGGTGGCCGCCGCGCATGCCGCTGGCATCCGGGTCATCGTCGATGTGGTGCCCAACCACTCCTCGAACCGCCACGAGTGGTTCAAGGCCGCCCTGACTTCGGCGCCCGGCTCCCCCGAACGGGCCCGCTACCAGTTCTTCGACGGGCTCGGGGCCGACGGCGAACTGCCGCCGTCCGACTGGCCCTCGCACTTTGGCGGGGGCGCCTGGACCCGTGTGGTGGAGCAGGCCGGCCCCAACGCCGGTTCACTCGGCCAGTGGTACCTGCACCTGTTCGCCACCGAACAGCCCGACTTCAACTGGGACCACCCGGAGGTGCGCGAGGACTTCCACACGACGCTGCGGTTCTGGGCGGACCGCG
Proteins encoded in this window:
- a CDS encoding alpha-galactosidase — translated: MSPEFPFIQLHRGGTSVIVDPGTAGLPAIVHWGPATGVLAQSELAAVAVAARPQRVSGGIDIPARLTLLPQEVFGWQGTAALSGQRSGTAWASALRTTAVVADTHGLTITAVDEAAALRLTTDLALSAHGVLRQRHTLENTGSTDYQLHELHTVFPLPTTAVTVQDTTGRHLKERSAQQRPLTVGAHVRESRRGRPGADSTLLMLAGSAGFGHRSGLVHGVHLAWSGNHRLSAERTITSENFLTAGELLLPGEVVLAPGGSYSTPWALGSWGHGLDQLSSRFHEDLRDRPVHPSRPRPVTLNTWEAVYFDHDLATLRTLAEKAAAIGVERFVLDDGWFLGRRDDTAGLGDWFVDPAVWADGLGPIANHVRGLGMEFGLWFEPEMVNPDSELARNHPDWILHTDGRWPVRARQQQVLNLANPDCFDYLLGRIDAILTEYPIDYIKWDHNRDLLDAADPRTGRAAVRETTLALYRLLAELKSRHPGLEIESCASGGARVDLGILDYTDRIWTSDCIDPLERLDNQANTGLLVPYELMGAHVGGPKSHSTGRRHSLGFMARTAIFGHFGIEWNIAEIDDAQTAELAGWVAFHKAHRALFHTGTSVHADLPDPALDLRGVVAANGGSAVFALTQREASITYPSGRITLPGLVPEARYRVALSHPLDEEVGNGQSPLAWPLHDCVLSGVVLDSVGLQSPVLFPEQSVLITLTRVDADPARAI
- a CDS encoding ABC transporter substrate-binding protein; the encoded protein is MKTPPRPVPAPWRRPAKAVASAAVVIALALGLGGCGSAGDGRIKLDFFQFKPEAVAQFNKIVADFEAANPNIDIVVNNSPDPDTAIRTLLVKDRTPDVMTLNGNGNFGDLAKACVFADLSDMPSAKRVTPAVQGILNGLGTCHNNQTNGLPFANNASGILYNPEIFAKYGVQVPQTWDELIAAADTFKAHGVNPFFMTLKDAWTVLPSFVNLAGNLMPKDFFGNVGTSGWTAANGTNSFEKDGSDAATKLLKLFSYAQAGAASAGYNDGNAAFGAGKSAMYLQGSFAIPAIRASNPKAAIKSFPYPTTNEPAKNVLVSGVDVTLAIGKDTKHPAEAKKFVEYLMSKPVLDYYAKAQSSLTPVQDAAPSTDPGLAGMQGFFNQGRVIGYFDHHVPASIPFPAILQQFVLDRNESGFLSRMDHEFEKVAARTITRKGD
- a CDS encoding carbohydrate ABC transporter permease, which translates into the protein MTTTAAKAIKPRTTAGLQRRRPSRANKTFYWMVVPALVLFVVLHTLPTLTGVFFSLTNYAGYGEWNFVGLSNYVNLFKDDRIMASYGFTFLFAVTTTIVVNVGALFVAILLNSKIKFQTTFRGIFFIPNILSVLIVGYVFNYLLSNNLPLIGQALGIKWLSTSILANPDLAWVGIVGVTAWQSIAFSVIIYLAGLQTVPGELYEAASLDGASPWRQFRSITFPLISGFFTINMVLALKGLLQAFDQIVALTNGGPGTSTESVAMVIYRGGFQGGEYGYQMANSVVYLVVIVVLSLLQMRVLQRKEADFS
- a CDS encoding carbohydrate ABC transporter permease, yielding MSTLTQDPTIPTPDTLAKPRRRSSVNVPLTLLVAVLSLTVLIPLYFTIVTALKSSDQLGGNGLALPTSIHFENFSNAWKLTNFPHALLISGIVTAAAVVLTILTNSLVAYAIARNMHRPFFKALYYFFIAALFVPFPIIMLPVTKEMAILNLDNPIGLFLLYTVYGLSFNVFVYTAFIKSIPAELEEAAIMDGASVFTTFRKVIFPILTPINATVGILTCLWAWNDFLLPLVILSDPDTRTLPLVQYVFQGQFNTDYTTAFASYLMAMAPLLLIYLFAQRWVISGVMRGSIK